The nucleotide sequence TTCGAACACTTGGGCAAAATGGAAATCGATCTAACGCAGGTGGGATCTGTATCCCGTGGATCGGGGCTGACCGTGATGCGGTACCGGGCCAAGTCGGGCAAAGAGGCGAATCGATCAACGGCAAAGAAAAAGGGGCGGCTGTCAATCAGCCGCCCCGATGGCGAAGGTAGTCACGGACGTGACCCTTGGGGTGTTACGCCTTTTTGAAAGAATCTCGCAGGTCGCGGATCTGATCGTGACCGGATTTGACGACGGCGTATTGCGCGTTCAAAACGTCGCTCATCGCGCTGCCGGCAGTTTCCTTCAACACGTCTTCATAGGCGTGCTTGATATGATCTTCGCCGCGTTCGGCCTCGATCAAAATCACGTGCGGGTCACCGCCGTTCAGCTTACCGCGAATGTCGATCCATGTACGGTGCATTGACGCTGCGACGGAACCGTCGGTCTCGGGTGCTTTGCCGTTCCAGCTGACAAAGTTCTGCAGTTCGGTCGCGAACTTGGAACGCTGGTGTGCGATCTGGCGAAACAGATCTGCCAATGCGGGATGTTCGATCTCTTCAGCTGATTCACGAAAGCCGTCGTAGGCATCGATGTTGGCCTGAATCAGTTGTTGCAGTTTCTTGACAGTCGTTTCGTTCAATTGGTCTTTGGTTTCCAAAGTCATGATGACTCCTTTTGGTTTTGTTCAACGATGCACACAGTCGTGCCGGCGACTCGGTGGCGTCGGATTGGCCAGGGTGTGGATCGTATTTCGATGCAGTGAATGTGGAAGTTGATGTCGAGCGGCGATGTGCCGTGCACAGGCTGTGACAGGATCAGACAGCGGTGCCTCGGCGACCAAAGATCAGGCTCAAGACGAACAACACCAAGAAGACGACGAACAGGATCTGGGCGATACCTGCGGCGCTACCGGCGATTCCGCCAAATCCGAACAGTGCGGCGATCAGTGCGATCACGAAAAAGGTCAATGCCCAACCCAACATGCTTGTTCTCCCAATGAGTGATATTTCGAAACACAACCAGCCGGAACAGTTTCCGGCGTGTCGTGGTACGAGGGAGACGTAACGCACAAGCCGTACCAATTCTCGGCGACACGGCGAAATGTTGCTTCAACCCGCCAACTTCATGGCTATCTCAGTGCTTCGGCTGCTTTGACGCACGTTGATCCGCAGCGAAAGCAACAGAAATTCGTCCATACCGGTCGTTGGTCGATCAATTGCCCATGTGTCGTGGGTCGCGGTTACTGACGCACGGAAACGTGTGATTGGTGTCCAGCCACCCGTGATCGGGATGGCCACGGTTTTCTGCTTTGCGAACGGAACAACACTGGTCATCTCTCGATGGTTTGTGGCTCAAAACCAAACTCGACACGGTGTCGGAAGCAGCGACTAGAATTCGAATTTGAGAGTCACCATGTGTCACGCGCCTGATTGCTGCCGCGTTCATTTTTAAAAGTCTTCATCCATGATCCGTTGTTCACGTTCGCCTTTGTTGTTCTGTTCCGTCTGGATGGCATTCGCCCTAGGGTTTTTCCAGGCCAAAGCACAGGAGACGGCCAGGCCGGCCGATCCGGCAGCGGCGAATTACAAGTATGAAGCCAAGCCAGACGACGTCGCGTTCGAAAAGCTGAATCCGCGGTTGGCACCGCCGCCACCGGCAAAGCTGTTGCTGGAAAAGGGCGACTTGTTGGTGATCGCCGGGGATTCGATCACCGAGCAACGCATGTATTCGCGTCTGATCGAGACCTACTTAGTTGCCTGCATGCCGGAACTGGAAATCGAAGTGCGGCAATACGGTTGGAGCGGTGAAAAGACGGACGGTTTTTTGCGTCGGATGGACAACGATTGTCTGCGCTTTCAACCCGACGTCGTGACGCTTAGTTACGGCATGAACGACGCCAGGTATCGGCCGTATGACGTGACCAACGGACGATGGTACGCGGACCACTATCGGCAGATCGTTCGTAAGTGCCAAGCGGCGGGTGCGGAAGTTGTCGTCGGATCCCCGGGGTGCAGCGGCAAAATCGCGACTTGGGTCAAGGGGCGATCAGGCACTCTGGATGAACACAACCAGCATTTGTGTGCGCTTCGTGACATTGCCATCGATGTCGCCGAACAACAGAACGCCGCATTTGCCGATGTGTTTTGGCCGATGTATCAAGCCAAAGTGTTTGCGCCGGGACGATACCCCGGGCAAGGTTGGCGGCCGTATGAAATGTGTGGCCGCGATGGCATCCACCCGGATTGGGCGGGACATGCGATCATGGCTTACGCCTATTTGCGTGCGCTGGGTTGCGACGGTGATTTGGGACACATTCACGTCGACATGGCGGCGGACACGGCAACGGCCAAGGGCGGTCATGAAGTGGTGTCGGTGAACCAGGGCGAAGTGTCTTTGGTCAGCCACCGTTATCCGTTCTGCGCCGACGGCCCGGTCGATCGCGACGATTCGGTGCGTTCGGGGATGACGTTCGTTCCCTTTGATGATGGCTTGAATCGGTTGATGTTGACCGTGTCAGGATTGTCGGGGATCGCGACGGTCACTTGGGGGAACCAGTCGCACACCTATTCGCCTGCTCAGTTGAGTGCCGGTGTGAACCTGGCCGCTGAATTCACCGACAACCCTTTTGTTGATGCGTTTGAAGATGTCAGCCAGGCGGTGGCGGTGAAGCAGGCCTTTGAAACTCACCAGATCAAGAAGGTGTTTCACGGCCCCTCGGGTCGGAAGCATATGGAAAAAGCCGTTCGTGAAACAGAACAGCAACGTGCGCCTTTGGCACAGGCCGTTGGTCAGGCGGTCCGGCCCGTCCGACACGTGATTCGAATTCACACGAAGGGTTGATCGACGCGGTAGAGTCCCTGTGAGGCTCACCCGTGAAGCCGAAGCGATGGTCGACTTCACGCCACAGTCAATTTTTCCAACGGCATGCCTGGCGGAAGATGACTCGTCGGTGGCTATTGCAATCGATAGGCCCGCCGCCGAATCGCGAAACCTGCGAACGGGAAACGGGTTTCAAACGAGCAGGGTTTCAATGAAACAATGCTGACGCACGGCAAACGATCATCAATGGGGATAAATATGGAATCCGAAACCATCACCGCGATATGTCCGCTGGGGCACTTTGTTCACGACGATGCGACCAAGGTCGGTACCTGGGTCAACTGTCCGCAGTGTGACGCCGGTTTTGAATTCAGTGATTCCCAGCAACCCAGCGTCATTACCCATCCCACGCACGCGCCATCGTCGGTCACCGATTCGTGCGTGATGCGGATCTTGGAATCGGATGTTCCTCAGCAGGATCCGTGTTCGAAACAGTCGCAGACGGATATCGCAGCCGAATCGACGCCTTCGGACGTTGTGTTGAGTCTGCGACCGGGCGGCGTCGCCGCAGCGGTGCGTGCGATCCGGTCCGCGTTCGCGGTTTAGTCGTCGGTCCGTTTCGGTGCGGCAACGGTTCTGACGGTGGGCAAGATTTAAACCAATCCACGGCGGATGGCTGCGGCCGTCGCGCCGGCGCGGGTGTTGACGTGTAACTTCTGGTAGATCGCGCGAACGTGTTTGT is from Crateriforma conspicua and encodes:
- a CDS encoding PA2169 family four-helix-bundle protein codes for the protein MTLETKDQLNETTVKKLQQLIQANIDAYDGFRESAEEIEHPALADLFRQIAHQRSKFATELQNFVSWNGKAPETDGSVAASMHRTWIDIRGKLNGGDPHVILIEAERGEDHIKHAYEDVLKETAGSAMSDVLNAQYAVVKSGHDQIRDLRDSFKKA
- a CDS encoding DUF1328 domain-containing protein, with amino-acid sequence MLGWALTFFVIALIAALFGFGGIAGSAAGIAQILFVVFLVLFVLSLIFGRRGTAV
- a CDS encoding SGNH/GDSL hydrolase family protein; translated protein: MIRCSRSPLLFCSVWMAFALGFFQAKAQETARPADPAAANYKYEAKPDDVAFEKLNPRLAPPPPAKLLLEKGDLLVIAGDSITEQRMYSRLIETYLVACMPELEIEVRQYGWSGEKTDGFLRRMDNDCLRFQPDVVTLSYGMNDARYRPYDVTNGRWYADHYRQIVRKCQAAGAEVVVGSPGCSGKIATWVKGRSGTLDEHNQHLCALRDIAIDVAEQQNAAFADVFWPMYQAKVFAPGRYPGQGWRPYEMCGRDGIHPDWAGHAIMAYAYLRALGCDGDLGHIHVDMAADTATAKGGHEVVSVNQGEVSLVSHRYPFCADGPVDRDDSVRSGMTFVPFDDGLNRLMLTVSGLSGIATVTWGNQSHTYSPAQLSAGVNLAAEFTDNPFVDAFEDVSQAVAVKQAFETHQIKKVFHGPSGRKHMEKAVRETEQQRAPLAQAVGQAVRPVRHVIRIHTKG